DNA from Microvirga ossetica:
CAACGACCGCCTGAAGCGCGCCGCCGCGGAGCGTTAGACATCCGGCATAGAACAACACCAACCTCATCCTGCGAGATCGGCTCATAGAGAGCGGGCAACCCTCCTCCCCCTTGTGGGGAGGAGTTGGAGGTGGGGGTGTAAGCGATAGCCTATGAAGGTCTGGCGCCGACACCCCCGCCCCTAGCCCCTCCCCACAAGGGGGAGGGGGACGCGCTACGCTCTGCAATGAACTCAGAGCCAACCTCTCCGATGACTTACTTCGCAGTGAGCTTGGCTGCGATCTGGGCCACATGCTTGCCCTGGAAGCGGGCGCCGTCGAGGTCGATCTCGCTCGGCTGGCGCGAGCCGTCGCCGCCGGCAACCGTGGAGGCGCCGTAGGGCGAGCCGCCGCGGATCTGGTCGACGCCCATCTGGCCCTGGAACGAGTACGGCAGGCCAACCACCACCATGCCGTGGTGCAGCAGCACCGGCAGCGTGGTGAGGATCGTGGCTTCCTGGCCGCCGTGCTGGGTGGCCGTGGAGGTGAAGACCGAGCCGACCTTGCCGATCAGCTTGCCCTGCGCCCAAAGACCGCCGGTCTGGTCGAGGAAGTTCTTCATCTGCGCCGTCATGGTGCCGTAGCGGGTCGGCGTGCCGATGATGATGGCATCGTACTCGGGCAGCTCCTCGACCGTGGCGATGGGCGCCTTCTGATCGGTCTTGTAATGGGCTGCCTGGGCGATCTCGGTCGGCACGAGCTCGGGCACGCGCTTGACCACGACCTCGGCCCCGGCCTCGCGGGCACCTTCGGCGGCGGCGTAGGCCATCTGCTCGATGTGCCCCCAGGACGAATAATACAGAACCAGAACCTTGGCCATGTGAACTCCGATATGGTTGGATGCAGAACGATCCGGTCCGGCCTCGGTTGCCTTGAGCCGGAGGACCATCGCCTGCCGTTGTTGGACATTCAGGAGGATAAGCTTTCCCTGCTGCAAAACCAGTGGTAGATATGCAGGGTTCCTCTTGCGTGAATGCATAAAGATGGCGAAGCAGCAGCATCTCGACTGGGACGATTTCCGACTGGTGAAGATCATCGCTGAGGCCAACGGCCTCGCAGGCGCCGCGGAACGGCTCGGGGTCAACCACTCGACCGTCTTCCGCAGACTCGGTCAGATGGAGGACAATCTCGGGATCAAGCTCTTCGAGCGGCACCGGACCGGCTATGTCCTCACCCCGGCCGGGGAGGAGATGTCGGCTCTCGCCGAGCAGATGGACGAGAATGTCACCACCTTCACCCGCAAGCTCGCGGG
Protein-coding regions in this window:
- the wrbA gene encoding NAD(P)H:quinone oxidoreductase, with the protein product MAKVLVLYYSSWGHIEQMAYAAAEGAREAGAEVVVKRVPELVPTEIAQAAHYKTDQKAPIATVEELPEYDAIIIGTPTRYGTMTAQMKNFLDQTGGLWAQGKLIGKVGSVFTSTATQHGGQEATILTTLPVLLHHGMVVVGLPYSFQGQMGVDQIRGGSPYGASTVAGGDGSRQPSEIDLDGARFQGKHVAQIAAKLTAK